In a genomic window of Corynebacterium choanae:
- a CDS encoding asparaginase: MTASSPAAETAAAQSQDDTQAAHIVVITTGGTIACTADEQGHLVPTVSGEELIAPVAARCPQVQFTIRDIHRLDSSSMTFADVDGIVAAVHEALADETVTGVIVTHGTDSMEETACALDVFHADPRPVVVTGAQHPHNHPDSDGLFNLLDAVNIVAAPTAQGIGVLIVFGRAVLPARGAVKWHTTDELAFATNGPEEPVRPDPLPVKPLADIRVEVIAAYPGCDGTLVDAAIAAGAQGLVVCGLGSGNVAQALGNRLAEVLKDGIPVVLTTRVPRGEVTALYGGGGGGATLHQLGAIGSSYLRAGQARVLLAAAIATGVHPQTLF; encoded by the coding sequence ATGACTGCCTCTTCTCCTGCGGCGGAAACTGCCGCTGCCCAATCGCAAGACGACACCCAAGCCGCCCATATTGTGGTGATTACCACAGGTGGGACTATTGCGTGCACCGCCGATGAGCAAGGGCATCTTGTCCCAACGGTAAGCGGCGAGGAACTCATTGCCCCAGTGGCAGCCCGCTGCCCACAGGTGCAGTTCACGATTCGGGATATTCATCGTCTCGATTCGTCGTCGATGACATTCGCCGATGTTGACGGGATCGTCGCCGCAGTGCATGAAGCGCTGGCGGATGAAACCGTCACCGGGGTGATTGTCACCCACGGCACCGACTCCATGGAGGAAACTGCCTGTGCCCTGGATGTGTTTCATGCTGATCCCCGTCCGGTTGTAGTCACCGGCGCCCAGCATCCCCATAATCATCCTGACAGTGACGGGTTGTTTAACTTGCTTGATGCGGTCAATATTGTGGCTGCACCAACTGCCCAAGGCATTGGGGTGCTCATTGTTTTTGGGCGGGCAGTGCTCCCGGCGCGCGGTGCGGTGAAGTGGCACACCACCGATGAGCTTGCGTTTGCCACGAATGGCCCAGAGGAACCGGTGCGGCCGGATCCGCTGCCGGTGAAACCGTTGGCGGATATTCGAGTTGAGGTGATTGCGGCCTATCCGGGCTGTGATGGGACGTTGGTTGATGCGGCTATTGCCGCGGGTGCCCAAGGGTTAGTGGTGTGTGGTTTGGGCAGTGGCAATGTTGCTCAGGCGCTCGGTAACCGGCTGGCTGAAGTGTTGAAGGATGGGATTCCAGTGGTGTTGACTACTCGGGTTCCGCGGGGTGAGGTCACCGCCCTGTATGGCGGTGGAGGTGGTGGTGCAACATTGCATCAATTGGGGGCGATTGGTTCGAGTTATTTGCGGGCCGGTCAAGCGCGGGTGTTGCTTGCAGCCGCAATCGCTACCGGTGTGCATCCGCAAACCTTGTTCTGA